DNA sequence from the Paraburkholderia hospita genome:
GGCTGGTCCATGTCCCACAGATCGTGGTGCGCGGTCTGGTAGAACCAGTCGAGCTTGCCAGTCGAGGCGTGGAGCGCGAGCAGGCCACTGGCGTAATGCTCCTGCTCCGGCGTTCGGTTGCCGCCCCAGATGTCCGGTGTCGTCACACCCATCGGCAGATAGACGATATCGAGCCTGGCGTCGTAGGCGGCGGGTGCCCACGAGTTCGGCGAATTCCACGTGTAATGCTCGCCCGGGCCCGGAATGTGATTCGGTTCCTTCGCGCCAGGATCGAACGCCCAGAGCAATTCGCCCGTGCGCACGTCAAAGCCGCGGATGACGCCCGATGGCTCGCGTGTCGAGAAGTTGTCTTCGACCGCGCCCGCCACGATGATCACCTTGCTCGTGACGATCGACGGCGAGGTGGGTTCGTACATGCCCGCCGTCGTGACCGGCTGGGCGTGTTGAAGGTCGAGGTCGCCCTTGTTGCCGAAGCCCTCGCAACGTTGGCCCGTCAGCGCGTCGAGTGCGTAGAGGTGGCCGTCGTTGACGGGCAGGTAGATCCGACGCGTACAGGCTGCCGTGGCAGCGGAGCCCGAGGCGTCCGCGGTTACGGCGGCATCGCTCGCCGGCGCCACCGTGGGTGCGGCCGCCGTCGCACTGGTCGACAGATCGACATACGACACGCCGCGGCAAGTCACGTGCTGGAAAGACGGATCGGGCTTCAGTTCTGGATCGAACTTCCACTTGAGCGTGCCCGTCTTCGCGTCGAGCGCGAACAGGATCTGGTGCGGCGAGCACAGGTAAAGCAGGTCACCGATCTTGATCGGTGTGACTTCGTTGGTAATCTCGACAGGATCGTTGGGCCCCTTCATGTCGCCCGTGCGGAAGGTCCAGGCCACCTGGAGATTCTTCACGTTCTCAGGCGTGATCTGCTGCAATGGCGAGTAGCGAGTGCCTTCCTGGGTGCGTCCATAGGCAGGCCAGTCGGCGGCGTCGATCCCGGCGCCGATGCCGCTCGCGGGCCCGGAAGCGTTCAGTGTGCCGTTGACCTGCTGCGGATCATTGAAGCTCGCGTACACGAGCACGCCCGCCCATGCCAGGAGCGCGACGACGAGCGACGCGATGCCCAGCTTGCGCTCGCCCTCCAGCCGCCCGCTCATGAGCAGCAGCAGCCACACCCCGAAGATGACGAGCACACCCGAGCGCGGCGCGAGCGCCCAGAAGTCGGGACCCGACTCCAGGAGAGCCCAGATCGCCGTGCCGACAAGCACGAGCGCATAAAGCACGAACGCGGCGGGACTGCGCCGCCAGAGCAGCCACGCCACGCCCAGCAGCACGACGCCTGTGACGATGTAGTACGCCGAGCCGCCGAGCGCGAGCAGCCATGCGCCACCGATCAGCAGATAAAGCGCGGTCAGCACCGTAAACAACAATGTGACGACGCCGATCACGCCCGGCGAATTCGATTGACTGGTCATGATGATCTCAACCTTCTTGAGTGGATGCCACCTGCCGTCGCTACCGACGCCGAATTCACACGCCGGAGCACAGTAGAAAACATGTTAGAACGTGTGCATCATCCCGACGTAAACGCCAGTTTGCGATTCACCAGGCATCGGACTCGTCGGCGAGGACGAATCGCGCGGCGTCGCGAACACTGAGAAAGTACCGTTCCTGCTGTTGTTCACATAGGAGACGGTTCCATAGAGGAATGTGCGCGCAGAGAGGTTGTAGGTGGTGCCGAGCGCATAGAGCATCGCATGGCTGGCAGGGTCGTGCGAAGCATCGCCGGCGCCTTCGCAGACGTGGATATAAAAGCCCGCCGCCGTCACCGCCCAGCGCGGCGTGGCCTGATACGTGACGCCCAGCCAATAGTGATCGGCGCTATCGGACACGCCCGCGGGCGAATCGGGCGCCGCGTAGTGCGTGTATGCCGCCTGAATCTTGAACTTCTGCACGCGTATATTTGTACCGACGAAATACTCGCGCGAGGCCGTGAAGATGTTGGAGAAGCGGCCGTTCGAATCGCGTAGCTCGTCGTAGATACCGCGCACGTCGAACAGAGGAGAATGGTACGTGAGCATGATGCCGTCCGAGCGGCCAAAGTCGCCTTCAGGGCCGTTGTTGAAGCCGCTTGCTTGATTGCCGAGCGCATACTGGCCCTGAACGTCGAAGCCATGGAAGACCGGGCTGTGGTACTCGACGTTATTGTTCGTCTGCTGCCAGTTGCGTCCTCGCACGAGTGAAGCTGACGACACGGCCTGCTGCACGAACGGATCGAATTCCCAGACGCCGTCGCTGTCGATAAAGAGGTTACGCCCGGCCTGCAGCTGGCCCCATGTCTCGTCCTTGAGGCCCACATACGCGCGACGCGAGAAGAGCCTGGCGCCGCCCGTAGTACCGTTCATGATCTGCAGCGCGGTTTCGAGGTCAAACAGTGCGGACATGCCGCCGCCAAGATCTTCGGTGCCCTTGAAGCCCAGCATGCTGGTACCCCAGTCGCCGCCTTCCGCGCTCCAACGGGTCGAGCTGCCGCCCGTGCCGTTGGCGATGTGATTCAGATATTCGAGACCGCCATCGACACGGCCATAAAGTACCACGCCAGATTGTGCAGAAGCAGCCGTGCTCGCTGCGACCAGGATGATAGTGCACAGTAGACATCTCACGTTGGGCTCCAGGCTGACGTCCCTTTCATTTTTCTTTCCGCCCCGGCGGCCACTGTCTTTTTCTGTAGCTTCGTCAGCGACGAGTCAAATTGGACCATCAACTCAATTGATCGCTCCTTGCATACGCGTTCCGAACTCATCGATGAGCACTGCTAACACGTTCCGGAACTTTGGAGCACATCTTGGCGAGGGTCAAGCATAACTAGATTAAAAGGCGCAGCGGTCACCTGGTATTACATATTTGTTGTAGCCGGTTGCCCCAGGTTTGCTTGCGGTCTCCTTACTGCCTTCGCGCCCAATGATCGTCGATGTGGCCAGCCGACCTCGCATGATTCCTGCCGCCAAGTTGCAACCGCACGTAAGGATCCGACATCCCGCTGCCGGTTCCAGCAATTCGCGACTGACCGCAACTGGCCCGATCACTGCCGCTTTCCTTGGCCTACCGCGGCGGCATACTGAGGAGCAGAATCGCCCCGAGCCACGTGCTTGCCTCTCGCACCCGCGAACACCGCGAGATACAGGTTTATGTAGTGGCGGCTCTCCATTCTGCTCACTATCATGAAGGCAAGGTAGGGCCTTGCAGTTGAACCCCAGCTCATTGAGCGTTCAATGCTTCGACCAGTTCGTACGCGTGCTTCCCTACACGGCGGGACTGATTCGTGCCGCGCCCGAGTACTTCTGGAGCCGGCTCCGATATCATCCCAACGCAATCCAATGCCTGTCCGGCAGCGCATTTGCGCCCCGACCTGCCGACCCGACCAACATGCCTCAATTTCCCCTGACCTCGCGCCGAGGCTTCTTTCGCTCGGCCGTAGCGCTGGTTCCGCCAGGAACGCTCGCCGCGTGCGATCTAAAGTCGTCCGGCACGTCGGCGCCAGATTCAAACAAGGCAGCATCCGGACCGCAAGCGTCCGGCGTCGACTACAAACCGCATTTCTTCGACACGAAGGAATGGGCGTTTATCCATGCGGCAGTCGACCGTCTGATTCCGGCGGACAGCGAAGGCCCGGGCGGCGTCGAAGCCGGCGTGCCCGAATTCATCGACAGGCAGATGGATACGCCGTACGCACACGGCGCGTCTGGTACATGCAGGCGCCGTTCACGCAGGGCGCGCCCGAACTCGACTACCCGTTGAAGCTCGTGCCGCGCGATCTGTACCGCCTCGGCATCGCGGCAGTCAACGCGTACAGCACGAAGACCTACACGCTTTCATTCGACGCGCTCGATGCAGCCGCACGCGACAACGTGCTCGGCGCGCTCGAGAAAGGCAAGGTCGATCTGGAGAACGTTCCGGCCGAGGTGTTCTTCGGACAACTATTGCAAAATACGCGCGAAGGCTATTTCTGCGACCCGATTCACGGCGGCAATCGCGACATGGGCGGCTGGAAGCTGATCGGCTTCCCCGGCGCGCGCGCCGATTTCATGGACTTCGTGAATCAGAACGGCCAGCCGTATCCATACGGTCCGACGTCGATTGAAGGAAAGCGTACGTGATGACCGGTCAAATCAAACCGCACGTCGACGCGGTAATCGTCGGCTTCGGCTGGACCGGCGCGATTCTCGCGAAGGAACTCACCGAAGCGGGCCTGAAAGTGCTCGCGCTCGAACGCGGCGAGTATCGCCACACCTATCCGGACGGCGCGTATCCGAACACGATCGACGAACTGACGTACAACGTCCGCAAGAAGCTGTTTCTCGATCTCTCGAAGACCACGGTCTCGATCCGTCATACACCGAACGATACCGCCCTGCCGTATCGCCAGTTGGCCGCATTCCTGCCGGGCGAGGGCGTCGGCGGCGCGGGGCTGCACTGGTCGGGCGTGCACTTCCGCATCACGCCGGAGGAACTGCGACTGCGCAGCCACTACGAGGAACGCTACGGTAAACGCTTCATTCCCGAAGGGATGACGATCCAGGACTATGGCGTCAGCTACGATGAACTCGAACCGCATTTCGATTTCGCCGAGAAAGTGTTCGGCACCTCGGGGCAGGCGTACAAGGTAAACGGCAAGGTAGTCGGCGACGGTAACATCTACGAAGCACCGCGCAGCGACAACTTCCCGCTGCCCGCGCAGCAGAACACCTATTCCGCCGAGCGCTTCGGCAAGGCTGCGCGCGAACTCGGGCTGAATCCGTACCGCCTGCCGTCGACGAATACGTCGGGTCCGTACACGAACCCTTACGGCGTGCAGATGGGCCCGTGCAACTTGGCTATTTTTGCCCATCCCCCGAAAACTGAAAATTCTCCTCAAATCTTTTCCAGGCAAGGCATTCCGGGAATGCGCAGTAGGGAAAATCGCCGACCAAACTATGTTGGAGACAGGGAGTCGAATTCCTGCAAGACATGCCGCAAATCCCTGCTGCGTTCGCTATTCGGACTGGGCGGCTCCTCCAGCAATCGATGGAGCAAGGCTTTCAGGTCAGAGACGTAGGCAGGTGCCCACGGCTGAGCGGATGCAATAGCCCGAATCAGGGCACGGTACTCTCCGTACTGTTCGGAGGCGATCGCCGCGACAACTTTCATGGTGAATTCCATCGGTTCGACGTCCGCGTCGACGCTTACCCTGACCAGATCGGAGCAGGCCTCGTCGAAAACGCAGCTGACTTCCCATCCCTCTTCGGTCGTACGCTCAAAGATTGTTCCGGCCAGCGTGAAGAGCTGCCACATCAGATCCGGCGCAAGATCGGGCGCCGCCGCGGAAACATTCGAGGCAATGGTGACCCGCATGGCGTCGAGCTCCTCGGCCGGTTCGCCCACCTGCTCCGCGTCGAGAAATGCCGTTTGTGCGCCGAACTCGCTGACCCACTGGCGAACGGCATCCGCAACGTTTTCGCCTTTTTGTGCGGACAGCTCGAATTGCAACCGACGACGCATCGCCGGGTTCGTCATAGCCGCCTCGGCCAGCAGCGTCGCCAAGCCTCCTCGTCCGACAGCCGCCAATGCTTTGGCATCGATCGGATTCTCCTCGTTCGACATTGCTCCTCCTGCAGAATGAAAGCCGCTGAGGCCACGGTTACGGTGAAATGGTGGATCGCTCGGTTGTGCTACGTTCGGCAACGCAACTCAAGGCCCGCCCGCAGCCAGCAAGCTGACGCTCAGGCAAAGCGAAACTCTGATTCCCACTTGCGCGCGTTCAAGAATATAAACTCATGTCCGCCTCGCACCGCCTCTCGATCCTCACACGTGCCGAAATCGACGAACTGTATGCGTTGCCGCGCTTTACCGACGAAGACCGGCACACGTACTTCGAGCTCGGCAACGCCGAACAGCAGCTCGTCCGGGCGCGCACACTTCCGGTCGCGGTCCACCTCATCCTGCAACTCGGGTACTTCAAGGCCAGATTCCAGTTCTTCCACTACGACCCGCCGGCCGGGGCAGATGATCTGCGCTACATCGTCGCGCGGCACTTCCCCGACGAAGCGCCTCCCGCCATAGCGATTCCTTCGGCACCGACGCGCCGCGCCCTACAGCACAGCATCCTTGATCTGTTCGGCTTTCGGCTATGCGAGGGTGCCACGAAGGCCGACCTCGAAAAGCGGGCACGGCGCCTTGCGAGGCTTTCCACACAGCCCGCCTTCATCCTGCGCGAATGCCTGCAGTATCTGAAGCACGAACGTGTTGTCGCGCCTACCTACTCATTCCTGCAGGACATGGTTGGGCGTGCGGTCGCTGCGGAGCGCCAGCGCGTCTCGGCGCTGCTCGAACGTGCGCTCACCAGGTCAATCGCGCAGCAGCTCGATGCGATGCTCGAGGTCGACGACTCGATCTATCAGGTGACGCTCCTCAAGCGCGAACCAAAGGACTTCAGCTACAAGGAACTGCAGCAGGAATCCGAACGCAGAGCGTTCTTCGCACCGCTTTACGCATTCGCCCAGCGGTTTCTCGACGCCACCGGCATCTCCGCGGACAGCATCCGCTACTATGCCTCGCTCGTCACCTTCTACACCGTCTACAAGCTGCGTCGCATGGCCCCCGGCGTCGCGCGCCTGTACCTGCTGTGCTTCACCTGCCACCGCTTTCGCCAGGTAAACGACCGCCTGATCGAGGCCTTCATCTGTCTCGTCAACGACTACGAGCAGACTGCGCGGCAGGCTGCGGGCGAGGCGGCGCAAAACGCGCTCACCGAAGCGGGCACTCACCTGAAAGCCGCGGGTGAGGTCCTGCGCCTGTTCGTCGACGGCTCGATTCCATATAATGCCTCCTTTGCCAGCGTGCGCCAGAGAGCTTTCGCGTTGCTCGCGCCCGAACGCATCGAGACCGTTGCACAATACATGTGCAACGTCACCTTCGATAAGGCCAGCTTCGAGTGGTCACGCTATACGGCGCTCTCACACGCGTTCAAACGCAATCTGCGGCATCTGTTTGCCGAACTGGCCGTGGCCGGCCGCGTCGAAGATACGCCGTTGCTCGAAGCCGTCGACTTTCTGCAGGAGTGCCTGCGCGGCGGCACGCCACTTCGACAGTGCAATCCATCGTCCTTCCCCACGGCGTTCATCCCGAAGACACTCAAGCCCCATCTCTATCACCCCGGATCCGGCAAGGCGAAGCGGCTCGATGTGGATCGCTTCGAGTTTCTCGTCTACCGGCTGCTGCGCAACGCACTTGAGGCAGGCGACGTCTTCTGTCACGACAGCAACGAGTTTCGCCGTTTCGAAGACGACCTGATCAGTGACGCGCGCTGGCGGCACAAGGACGCCATTCTCAACGAGCTCAACCTGCAAGTCCTGCTCGCGCCCGTCGCGCAGACGCTTGCCGGTTTGCATGATGACATCGAGCGCCTCCTCGAACATGTCAACCATCACATCGACGGAGGCGACGATCCCTACCTCAGGGTTCGGCACCAGGGCGGCAAGCCTCGCCTGAACCTGGGCTATCCGGAGCCCGATGAGAACGTCAATCACGCCTTCTACGGCCAGATCCCCAGCATCGACATCGCGCGGCTGCTCTGGTTCGTTGCCGTTCGCACCGGCTTTCTCGAGGGATTCACGCATGTGCTCGACCGGTACGTCAAACACGAGGCCGATCTACGGGAGCTCCTCGCCTGTATCATCGCAATGGGCACCAATATGGGGCTGCGCAAAATGGCCGAAGTCTCGGGCCTCAGTTACGCCGCGCTCGTGAGTTGCGCACGCAATTATCTTCGCGTTGAAACAGTGCACTCGGCCAATGATGCGATCAGCAATGCGACTGCGGAGCTGCCCGCCTTTCACCTCTTCAACATCGGCGACCAGATCCATTCAAGCAGTGATGGCCAGCGCTTCGAGACCCAGTTCGATACCTTCCAGGCTCGCCATTCGCCCAAATACTTCGGCCTCGACAAGGGTATCAGCGCAAACACCGCCGTCGCTAACCACGTGCCGTTCAACCTGACCGTCTTCGGCGCTAACGAACACGAGAGCCATTACGTGTTCGATCTGCTCTACAACAACACCTCCGACATCCGCCCACAACTGCATTCCACCGACACGCACGGCACCAACCAGGTGAACTACTGGATCCTGTATGCATTCGGCTATCAGTTCGCGCCGCGCTATCGCGACTTTCACAAGAAACTTGCCGGCCTCGTTGGCCGTCATGCACCGGGTCACTACGGCAAGTGGCTCATCAAACCCTCGCGCAAATCCAATGACGAAATGATCATCCGTGAATGGCCCGCCGTCCAGCGGATCATGGCCTCGCTCGGCCAGAAGCAGGTCTCGCAGGCCACCATCGTGCGCAAGCTCGCGAGCTACAAGCGCCAGAACCAGACGAAAAAGGCGCTGTGGGAGCTCGACAACCTCTGCCGTACACGCCACATCCTGCAGTTCATCAACGATGTCGGCCTGCGTCAGTCAATACAGAAGGCCCTCAACCGGGGTGAAGCGTATCACCGGCTGCGCCGCGCCGTCGCCTTCGTCAACGGCGGCAAGCTGCGCGTGCACACCGAGGCCGAGCAGCAATTGTGGAACGAGTGCGCGCGCCTCATCGCCAACGCCATCATCCATTACAACACCACGCTGCTCTCGCGGGTTCACGAGCAGAAGCGTGCCACGGGCGACGAGGCCGCGATGGCGTTCATCGCCAGCATGTCGCCAGTCGCCTGGCGGCACGTCAACCTCTTTGGCGCCATGGATTTCGGCGCCGCGACCGCGCCAGTCGACATCGACGCGCTCGCCTCGTATTACGCCGACCCCGAGTACTGGGCCCGCATGCGCAGGCGGCAGCCGACGAGGAGGATGAGGACGGCTGACACCCGACTTTCAGGACGCCAGTTCCGCCATTCATCTGGCCCGGGAAGCCTTGTCCGTGAGGGTCTAAAGGAGATTGTCACTTTTCGGGGGGTGGGCGAAAATTGCCTTTTTCGTGCCCTGTTTGCAATCGATCGCTGCTCCTAGCCTAGCCTATGACATTGGTGTGTTTGCAGACGGGAGCATGTCGCCGAAACGTTCTGGTCCTTCGCATAAGGCAAATGCTTCGCATCCCGAAATAGATCAGAAGAAAAGATCATCCTCTGAAAATAAGCGGCGTTCACGGTACAAAGCGTGAGGCTGTTCGGGACAAACTGCGGTCAAGAGAGCGCATCTTGGCAGCGGTAATGTTGCAGCTTTAGTTCAATTCCCATGAGTGTCGCGACTTTACATCAATTCAAAGTGACAACAACTTGCAACCCCCTATGGGGTGGTTCGTTGATTGGTGCGGGTTTCCGGCTACCGAGGGGGTTGCATGTTTAGTTCGATTGACAGATAGCGCGCGGCTCGGACGAGGCATACAGCCAGACGTGAGCCGCGCGCGCTCGCTCTACGAGCAAGCCGTTGACCTTAGGCCCAAGGCCTCGGCGCACAATCTCGGACTT
Encoded proteins:
- a CDS encoding glucose/quinate/shikimate family membrane-bound PQQ-dependent dehydrogenase — encoded protein: MTSQSNSPGVIGVVTLLFTVLTALYLLIGGAWLLALGGSAYYIVTGVVLLGVAWLLWRRSPAAFVLYALVLVGTAIWALLESGPDFWALAPRSGVLVIFGVWLLLLMSGRLEGERKLGIASLVVALLAWAGVLVYASFNDPQQVNGTLNASGPASGIGAGIDAADWPAYGRTQEGTRYSPLQQITPENVKNLQVAWTFRTGDMKGPNDPVEITNEVTPIKIGDLLYLCSPHQILFALDAKTGTLKWKFDPELKPDPSFQHVTCRGVSYVDLSTSATAAAPTVAPASDAAVTADASGSAATAACTRRIYLPVNDGHLYALDALTGQRCEGFGNKGDLDLQHAQPVTTAGMYEPTSPSIVTSKVIIVAGAVEDNFSTREPSGVIRGFDVRTGELLWAFDPGAKEPNHIPGPGEHYTWNSPNSWAPAAYDARLDIVYLPMGVTTPDIWGGNRTPEQEHYASGLLALHASTGKLDWFYQTAHHDLWDMDQPSQPTLADIAYKDGNSVPVVYAPAKTGNLFVLDRRTGVPVVPAPETPVPQGAAPGDHVAPTQPFSQLTFRPSKNLTDADMWGATMYDQLVCRLMFHKLRYEGTFTPPSLQGTLVFPGNLGMFEWGGIAVDTDRQVAVANPIALPFVSRLIPRGPGNPMEPQQGAKGSGTESGIQPQYGLPYGVTLNPFLSPFGLPCKQPAWGYISAIDLKTNEIVWKKRIGTVRDSSPIPLPFRMGMPMLGGPIVTAGNVVFIGATADNYIRAFDVNNGKQLWQARLPAGGQATPMTYSINGRQYVVIAAGGHGSFGTTLGDYVIAYALPRQ
- a CDS encoding DUF6880 family protein encodes the protein MSNEENPIDAKALAAVGRGGLATLLAEAAMTNPAMRRRLQFELSAQKGENVADAVRQWVSEFGAQTAFLDAEQVGEPAEELDAMRVTIASNVSAAAPDLAPDLMWQLFTLAGTIFERTTEEGWEVSCVFDEACSDLVRVSVDADVEPMEFTMKVVAAIASEQYGEYRALIRAIASAQPWAPAYVSDLKALLHRLLEEPPSPNSERSRDLRHVLQEFDSLSPT
- a CDS encoding porin codes for the protein MRCLLCTIILVAASTAASAQSGVVLYGRVDGGLEYLNHIANGTGGSSTRWSAEGGDWGTSMLGFKGTEDLGGGMSALFDLETALQIMNGTTGGARLFSRRAYVGLKDETWGQLQAGRNLFIDSDGVWEFDPFVQQAVSSASLVRGRNWQQTNNNVEYHSPVFHGFDVQGQYALGNQASGFNNGPEGDFGRSDGIMLTYHSPLFDVRGIYDELRDSNGRFSNIFTASREYFVGTNIRVQKFKIQAAYTHYAAPDSPAGVSDSADHYWLGVTYQATPRWAVTAAGFYIHVCEGAGDASHDPASHAMLYALGTTYNLSARTFLYGTVSYVNNSRNGTFSVFATPRDSSSPTSPMPGESQTGVYVGMMHTF